The Panicum virgatum strain AP13 chromosome 5K, P.virgatum_v5, whole genome shotgun sequence genome has a window encoding:
- the LOC120707266 gene encoding F-box/FBD/LRR-repeat protein At1g13570-like isoform X3, producing MSARQIIKPNNQIASSPFRPPGPQPSANPPTRIPQQHTSPHPGPASAEAAARRTNRPPPPWTTRPSVLSSPAVSSSAYLSSPFPTASPGGEEEEEDRVGRLPDAILRNIVSRLPTKDAARTAALSSRWRHHWASTPLVLDGDGGAGGLAPAPAAAALASHPGPVRSARLAASRDPGAVASVLASLAAGGVEDLLVVLNGSCPAQWRVPSDVLGCAALGRLWIGLCQFPDTSGVAPALLSLRELGIVRSSVPDRDLHAVIPRCPVLETLAFALTQDYPRYVHIWSESLRCVVIWKSMLREVHLDDAPSVDRLLVEPIADATTHIKIIKAPKLKILGYFDVGLHQLKIGNTVIKIDTKVKPSAMVRTLRTLALKVQFGVEDQVKLVPTLLKCFPCLETLYITSVPSEAPDNVDIEFWDQVGFTECVYSHLKKLVLDAVRGEDSELAFAKFVMERAQMLEDMRVLVDGSCSRDVLLSCLSSEGCVSADATVVVERFDVTAWSFQRAIDLFVVAE from the exons ATGTCAGCCCGCCAGATTATCAAGCCCAATAACCAGATCGCATCCAGCCCATTTCGTCCTCCGGGCCCCCAGCCTTCCGCAAACCCCCCAACCCGAATTCCCCAACAACACACCTCTCCCCATCCGGGCCCCGCctccgccgaggccgccgcccgccgcacaAACCGGCCACCGCCACCATGGACGACGAGACCCTCGGTGCTGTCCTCTCCTGCCGTCTCGTCCTCCGCCTACCTCTCCTCCCCCTTCCCCACCGCCTcccccggcggcgaggaggaggaggaggaccgcgTCGGCCGCCTTCCCGACGCGATCCTCCGCAACATCGTCTCCCGCCTCCCCACCAAGGATGCCGCCCGCACCGCGGCGCTCTCCTCCCGCTGGCGCCACCACTGGGCCTCCACCCCTCTCGtcctcgacggcgacggcggcgccggcgggctcgcccccgcccccgccgccgcggcgctcgccTCCCACCCGGGCCCCGTCCGCtccgcgcgcctcgccgcctcgcGGGACCCCGGGGCCGTCGCCTCCGTtctcgcctccctcgccgccgggggcGTCGAGGACCTCCTCGTGGTGCTCAACGGCTCCTGCCCCGCCCAGTGGCGCGTCCCCTCCGACGTCCTCGGCTGCGCGGCCCTCGGCCGCCTCTGGATCGGCCTCTGCCAGTTCCCGGACACGTCCGGCGTCGCCCCGGCTCTCCTGAGCCTGCGGGAGCTCGGCATTGTCCGCTCCTCCGTGCCGGACCGCGACCTCCACGCCGTCATCCCACGCTGCCCTGTGCTCGAGACCCTCGCGTTCGCGCTCACCCAGGACTACCCGAGATACGTCCACATCTGGTCGGAGAGCCTCCGCTGCGTGGTGATTTGGAAGTCGATGCTCAGAGAGGTGCACCTTGATGACGCCCCCAGCGTGGACCGGCTACTGGTGGAGCCGATTGCTGATGCTACCACACACATCAAGATCATTAAAGCACCAAAGCTGAAGATTCTTGGTTACTTTGATGTTGGACTGCATCAGCTCAAGATCGGTAATACTGTCATCAAG ATTGATACAAAGGTGAAGCCAAGCGCAATGGTTAGGACCCTCAGGACATTGGCATTGAAGGTGCAGTTTGGAGTTGAGGATCAAGTGAAGTTGGTTCCCACCTTGCTCAAATGCTTCCCATGCCTAGAGACTTTGTATATCACG TCGGTTCCTTCTGAAGCACCAGACAATGTTGACATAGAATTCTGGGATCAAGTTGGCTTCACAGAATGTGTCTATTCACATCTAAAGAAGTTGGTGTTAGATGCTGTGCGAGGCGAGGATAGTGAACTGGCATTTGCAAAGTTTGTCATGGAAAGAGCTCAAATGCTGGAGGATATGCGCGTCTTAGTGGACGGTAGTTGTTCGAGAGATGTTCTGCTAAGTTGTTTATCTTCAGAAGGGTGTGTGTCTGCAGATGCTACAGTTGTGGTGGAGAGGTTCGATGTGACTGCATGGTCCTTCCAGAGAGCCATTGACTTGTttg TTGTTGCAGAGTGA
- the LOC120707266 gene encoding F-box/FBD/LRR-repeat protein At1g13570-like isoform X2 — protein MSARQIIKPNNQIASSPFRPPGPQPSANPPTRIPQQHTSPHPGPASAEAAARRTNRPPPPWTTRPSVLSSPAVSSSAYLSSPFPTASPGGEEEEEDRVGRLPDAILRNIVSRLPTKDAARTAALSSRWRHHWASTPLVLDGDGGAGGLAPAPAAAALASHPGPVRSARLAASRDPGAVASVLASLAAGGVEDLLVVLNGSCPAQWRVPSDVLGCAALGRLWIGLCQFPDTSGVAPALLSLRELGIVRSSVPDRDLHAVIPRCPVLETLAFALTQDYPRYVHIWSESLRCVVIWKSMLREVHLDDAPSVDRLLVEPIADATTHIKIIKAPKLKILGYFDVGLHQLKIGNTVIKIDTKVKPSAMVRTLRTLALKVQFGVEDQVKLVPTLLKCFPCLETLYITSVPSEAPDNVDIEFWDQVGFTECVYSHLKKLVLDAVRGEDSELAFAKFVMERAQMLEDMRVLVDGSCSRDVLLSCLSSEGCVSADATVVVERFDVTAWSFQRAIDLLLVAE, from the exons ATGTCAGCCCGCCAGATTATCAAGCCCAATAACCAGATCGCATCCAGCCCATTTCGTCCTCCGGGCCCCCAGCCTTCCGCAAACCCCCCAACCCGAATTCCCCAACAACACACCTCTCCCCATCCGGGCCCCGCctccgccgaggccgccgcccgccgcacaAACCGGCCACCGCCACCATGGACGACGAGACCCTCGGTGCTGTCCTCTCCTGCCGTCTCGTCCTCCGCCTACCTCTCCTCCCCCTTCCCCACCGCCTcccccggcggcgaggaggaggaggaggaccgcgTCGGCCGCCTTCCCGACGCGATCCTCCGCAACATCGTCTCCCGCCTCCCCACCAAGGATGCCGCCCGCACCGCGGCGCTCTCCTCCCGCTGGCGCCACCACTGGGCCTCCACCCCTCTCGtcctcgacggcgacggcggcgccggcgggctcgcccccgcccccgccgccgcggcgctcgccTCCCACCCGGGCCCCGTCCGCtccgcgcgcctcgccgcctcgcGGGACCCCGGGGCCGTCGCCTCCGTtctcgcctccctcgccgccgggggcGTCGAGGACCTCCTCGTGGTGCTCAACGGCTCCTGCCCCGCCCAGTGGCGCGTCCCCTCCGACGTCCTCGGCTGCGCGGCCCTCGGCCGCCTCTGGATCGGCCTCTGCCAGTTCCCGGACACGTCCGGCGTCGCCCCGGCTCTCCTGAGCCTGCGGGAGCTCGGCATTGTCCGCTCCTCCGTGCCGGACCGCGACCTCCACGCCGTCATCCCACGCTGCCCTGTGCTCGAGACCCTCGCGTTCGCGCTCACCCAGGACTACCCGAGATACGTCCACATCTGGTCGGAGAGCCTCCGCTGCGTGGTGATTTGGAAGTCGATGCTCAGAGAGGTGCACCTTGATGACGCCCCCAGCGTGGACCGGCTACTGGTGGAGCCGATTGCTGATGCTACCACACACATCAAGATCATTAAAGCACCAAAGCTGAAGATTCTTGGTTACTTTGATGTTGGACTGCATCAGCTCAAGATCGGTAATACTGTCATCAAG ATTGATACAAAGGTGAAGCCAAGCGCAATGGTTAGGACCCTCAGGACATTGGCATTGAAGGTGCAGTTTGGAGTTGAGGATCAAGTGAAGTTGGTTCCCACCTTGCTCAAATGCTTCCCATGCCTAGAGACTTTGTATATCACG TCGGTTCCTTCTGAAGCACCAGACAATGTTGACATAGAATTCTGGGATCAAGTTGGCTTCACAGAATGTGTCTATTCACATCTAAAGAAGTTGGTGTTAGATGCTGTGCGAGGCGAGGATAGTGAACTGGCATTTGCAAAGTTTGTCATGGAAAGAGCTCAAATGCTGGAGGATATGCGCGTCTTAGTGGACGGTAGTTGTTCGAGAGATGTTCTGCTAAGTTGTTTATCTTCAGAAGGGTGTGTGTCTGCAGATGCTACAGTTGTGGTGGAGAGGTTCGATGTGACTGCATGGTCCTTCCAGAGAGCCATTGACTTGT TGCTTGTTGCAGAGTGA
- the LOC120707266 gene encoding F-box/FBD/LRR-repeat protein At1g13570-like isoform X1: MSARQIIKPNNQIASSPFRPPGPQPSANPPTRIPQQHTSPHPGPASAEAAARRTNRPPPPWTTRPSVLSSPAVSSSAYLSSPFPTASPGGEEEEEDRVGRLPDAILRNIVSRLPTKDAARTAALSSRWRHHWASTPLVLDGDGGAGGLAPAPAAAALASHPGPVRSARLAASRDPGAVASVLASLAAGGVEDLLVVLNGSCPAQWRVPSDVLGCAALGRLWIGLCQFPDTSGVAPALLSLRELGIVRSSVPDRDLHAVIPRCPVLETLAFALTQDYPRYVHIWSESLRCVVIWKSMLREVHLDDAPSVDRLLVEPIADATTHIKIIKAPKLKILGYFDVGLHQLKIGNTVIKIDTKVKPSAMVRTLRTLALKVQFGVEDQVKLVPTLLKCFPCLETLYITSVPSEAPDNVDIEFWDQVGFTECVYSHLKKLVLDAVRGEDSELAFAKFVMERAQMLEDMRVLVDGSCSRDVLLSCLSSEGCVSADATVVVERFDVTAWSFQRAIDLFAGADPAWGQGGLKPPLPP; this comes from the exons ATGTCAGCCCGCCAGATTATCAAGCCCAATAACCAGATCGCATCCAGCCCATTTCGTCCTCCGGGCCCCCAGCCTTCCGCAAACCCCCCAACCCGAATTCCCCAACAACACACCTCTCCCCATCCGGGCCCCGCctccgccgaggccgccgcccgccgcacaAACCGGCCACCGCCACCATGGACGACGAGACCCTCGGTGCTGTCCTCTCCTGCCGTCTCGTCCTCCGCCTACCTCTCCTCCCCCTTCCCCACCGCCTcccccggcggcgaggaggaggaggaggaccgcgTCGGCCGCCTTCCCGACGCGATCCTCCGCAACATCGTCTCCCGCCTCCCCACCAAGGATGCCGCCCGCACCGCGGCGCTCTCCTCCCGCTGGCGCCACCACTGGGCCTCCACCCCTCTCGtcctcgacggcgacggcggcgccggcgggctcgcccccgcccccgccgccgcggcgctcgccTCCCACCCGGGCCCCGTCCGCtccgcgcgcctcgccgcctcgcGGGACCCCGGGGCCGTCGCCTCCGTtctcgcctccctcgccgccgggggcGTCGAGGACCTCCTCGTGGTGCTCAACGGCTCCTGCCCCGCCCAGTGGCGCGTCCCCTCCGACGTCCTCGGCTGCGCGGCCCTCGGCCGCCTCTGGATCGGCCTCTGCCAGTTCCCGGACACGTCCGGCGTCGCCCCGGCTCTCCTGAGCCTGCGGGAGCTCGGCATTGTCCGCTCCTCCGTGCCGGACCGCGACCTCCACGCCGTCATCCCACGCTGCCCTGTGCTCGAGACCCTCGCGTTCGCGCTCACCCAGGACTACCCGAGATACGTCCACATCTGGTCGGAGAGCCTCCGCTGCGTGGTGATTTGGAAGTCGATGCTCAGAGAGGTGCACCTTGATGACGCCCCCAGCGTGGACCGGCTACTGGTGGAGCCGATTGCTGATGCTACCACACACATCAAGATCATTAAAGCACCAAAGCTGAAGATTCTTGGTTACTTTGATGTTGGACTGCATCAGCTCAAGATCGGTAATACTGTCATCAAG ATTGATACAAAGGTGAAGCCAAGCGCAATGGTTAGGACCCTCAGGACATTGGCATTGAAGGTGCAGTTTGGAGTTGAGGATCAAGTGAAGTTGGTTCCCACCTTGCTCAAATGCTTCCCATGCCTAGAGACTTTGTATATCACG TCGGTTCCTTCTGAAGCACCAGACAATGTTGACATAGAATTCTGGGATCAAGTTGGCTTCACAGAATGTGTCTATTCACATCTAAAGAAGTTGGTGTTAGATGCTGTGCGAGGCGAGGATAGTGAACTGGCATTTGCAAAGTTTGTCATGGAAAGAGCTCAAATGCTGGAGGATATGCGCGTCTTAGTGGACGGTAGTTGTTCGAGAGATGTTCTGCTAAGTTGTTTATCTTCAGAAGGGTGTGTGTCTGCAGATGCTACAGTTGTGGTGGAGAGGTTCGATGTGACTGCATGGTCCTTCCAGAGAGCCATTGACTTGTttgcaggggcggatccagcgtgggggcaaggggggctcaagccccccctaCCCCCATGA
- the LOC120707268 gene encoding F-box/LRR-repeat protein At3g03030-like, giving the protein MRVVLTCLPAPPYPAAGGSRPSPGAHGGGAEDRISRLPDAVLADIVSHLPAKDAARTAALSRRWRRVWASAPLVLDHSDLLRALPGAGGFDWLGTTDAVSRAIGAHRGPIRCVRLTCCSMALAARLGVLEYWLRRLAESGAEDLVLVNRPMPEFLPLPPDVLRIASVRTLYLAYWSFPDTAGLPCGPAVFPRLREIGLCSVAIHARGFDHLLACSPVLQKLAIVASLFVPSHVRIRSRSLQCLVLWRSLTNELAVVVAPCLQRLILWQEYPCMPDSDVFYTRVRIGYATGLKVLGYLEPGVHQLQIGGTVIESGTKMIPSTMVPSVKVLALKVRFGIRKEAKTLPAFLRCFPNVETLHVLSREADEPAGKLNLKFWQEVGPIDCLETHITKVVFDRFRGERYELAFLKFVLERAQSLLKLVVVLANGDQASVDEMLTKLKPLTTAKRASECPTLLAVARDGDSAWCFQRASDLSVSDPFDW; this is encoded by the exons ATGCGCGTCGTCCTCACCTGCCTCCCCGCCCCGCCCTACCCCGCCGCCGGTGGCTCCCGCCCCTCCCCCGgggcccacggcggcggcgccgaggaccGCATCAGCCGCCTCCCGGACGCGGTGCTCGCCGACATCGTGTCGCACCTCCCCGCCAAGGacgccgcgcgcaccgccgcgcTCTCCAGGCGCTGGCGCCGCGTCTGGGCCTCCGCGCCGCTCGTCCTCGACCACTCCGACCTCCTCCGCGccctccccggcgccggcggcttcgACTGGCTCGGCACCACCGACGCCGTCTCCCGCGCCATCGGCGCCCACCGCGGCCCCATCCGCTGCGTGCGCCTCACCTGCTGCAGCATGGCGCTCGCCGCGCGCCTGGGCGTGCTCGAGTACTggctccgccgcctcgccgagaGCGGGGCCGAGGACCTCGTCCTCGTCAACCGCCCCATGCCCGAATTCCTGCCCCTCCCGCCCGATGTCCTCCGCATCGCCTCCGTCCGGACCCTCTACCTCGCCTACTGGAGCTTCCCGGACACCGCCGGCCTCCCGTGCGGCCCCGCCGTGTTCCCCCGCCTCCGCGAGATTGGCCTCTGCAGCGTCGCAATCCACGCCAGGGGCTTCGACCACCTGCTCGCCTGCAGCCCCGTGCTCCAGAAGCTTGCGATCGTCGCCAGCTTATTCGTACCCAGCCACGTCCGGATCCGCAGCCGCAGCCTGCAGTGCCTGGTCCTGTGGAGGTCTCTGACGAATGAGCTCGCCGTGGTCGTCGCCCCGTGCCTCCAGCGCTTAATCCTGTGGCAGGAGTACCCGTGCATGCCGGACTCTGATGTCTTCTACACCAGGGTCAGGATTGGCTACGCCACCGGGCTCAAGGTGCTCGGCTACCTTGAACCAGGCGTCCACCAGCTCCAGATCGGCGGCACCGTAATTGAG AGTGGAACAAAGATGATCCCATCTACCATGGTTCCAAGTGTCAAGGTCTTGGCCCTGAAGGTGCGATTTGGAATCCGAAAGGAAGCCAAGACGCTGCCCGCCTTCTTGAGATGCTTCCCCAATGTGGAGACATTGCATGTTCTG TCTCGTGAAGCTGATGAACCTGCTGGCAAGCTTAATTTGAAGTTCTGGCAGGAGGTTGGTCCCATCGATTGCCTAGAGACACACATCACCAAGGTGGTGTTTGACAGGTTCAGAGGGGAGCGCTATGAACTGGCGTTCCTCAAGTTTGTCCTAGAGAGGGCGCAATCGCTGCTGAAGCTGGTGGTTGTGTTGGCCAATGGAGATCAAGCCTCAGTGGATGAGATGCTCACCAAGCTGAAACCTCTAACCACGGCAAAACGCGCTAGCGAATGCCCTACTCTGTTGGCAGTCGCCCGTGATGGAGACAGTGCTTGGTGCTTTCAGAGAGCATCAGATCTGTCTGTAAGTGACCCCTTTGATTGGTGA